From Lolium perenne isolate Kyuss_39 chromosome 5, Kyuss_2.0, whole genome shotgun sequence, a single genomic window includes:
- the LOC127304723 gene encoding MADS-box transcription factor 20-like isoform X1 — protein MGRGKVQLRRIENNVSRQVTFSKRRSGLLKKAHEIAVLCDADVAVIVFSAKGRLYEYSAHTSMERILERYERFSLSKGNMVEEFTDLEGSMNYDHIKLTSRIEALQKSRRNLMGEQLDSLTAREVQQLEQQIGNALRNIRLKKNHLLTNSIGELQNKERMLMEQNKILEKEKAEVLEASLHKNRPAPFCNNTVASLPNLNICLNIDMHQTTEGRDTSQPGSETTTTLKRMSSGGGYVFPWLMLRPSLDD, from the exons ATGGGGAGGGGGAAGGTGCAGCTCCGGCGGATCGAGAACAACGTCAGCCGGCAGGTGACCTTCTCCAAGCGGCGGTCGGGGCTGCTGAAGAAGGCGCACGAGATCGCCGTGCTCTGCGACGCCGACGTCGCCGTGATCGTCTTCTCCGCCAAGGGCAGGCTCTACGAGTACTCCGCGCACACAAG CATGGAAAGAATCCTCGAGCGATATGAGAGATTTTCCTTATCTAAAGGAAACATGGTCGAAGAATTCACCGATCTCGAG GGGAGTATGAACTACGATCATATCAAGTTGACTTCTAGGATTGAAGCTCTACAGAAGAGTCGAAG GAATCTTATGGGAGAGCAACTGGATTCCCTGACAGCGAGGGAAGTCCAGCAGCTTGAGCAGCAGATTGGCAATGCCCTCCGGAACATCAGGCTCAAAAAG AATCATCTCTTAACCAACTCGATCGGGGAGCTCCAAAACAAG GAAAGGATGTTGATGGAGCAAAATAAAATTCTTGAGAAG GAGAAGGCTGAAGTACTGGAGGCATCCCTGCACAAGAACCGCCCTGCTCCTTTCTGCAATAATACAGTTGCCTCCCTGCCCAACCTGAACATCTG TCTGAACATAGACATGCATCAAACCACAGAGGGACGTGACACCTCACAGCCAGGATCTGAGACGACGACAACGCTCAAACGAATGAGCAGCGGTGGCGGTTATGTCTTTCCTTGGTTGATGCTCCGGCCGTCGTTGGATGACTAG
- the LOC127304723 gene encoding MADS-box transcription factor 20-like isoform X2 — protein MGRGKVQLRRIENNVSRQVTFSKRRSGLLKKAHEIAVLCDADVAVIVFSAKGRLYEYSAHTSMERILERYERFSLSKGNMVEEFTDLEGSMNYDHIKLTSRIEALQKSRRNLMGEQLDSLTAREVQQLEQQIGNALRNIRLKKNHLLTNSIGELQNKERMLMEQNKILEKEKAEVLEASLHKNRPAPFCNNTVASLPNLNI, from the exons ATGGGGAGGGGGAAGGTGCAGCTCCGGCGGATCGAGAACAACGTCAGCCGGCAGGTGACCTTCTCCAAGCGGCGGTCGGGGCTGCTGAAGAAGGCGCACGAGATCGCCGTGCTCTGCGACGCCGACGTCGCCGTGATCGTCTTCTCCGCCAAGGGCAGGCTCTACGAGTACTCCGCGCACACAAG CATGGAAAGAATCCTCGAGCGATATGAGAGATTTTCCTTATCTAAAGGAAACATGGTCGAAGAATTCACCGATCTCGAG GGGAGTATGAACTACGATCATATCAAGTTGACTTCTAGGATTGAAGCTCTACAGAAGAGTCGAAG GAATCTTATGGGAGAGCAACTGGATTCCCTGACAGCGAGGGAAGTCCAGCAGCTTGAGCAGCAGATTGGCAATGCCCTCCGGAACATCAGGCTCAAAAAG AATCATCTCTTAACCAACTCGATCGGGGAGCTCCAAAACAAG GAAAGGATGTTGATGGAGCAAAATAAAATTCTTGAGAAG GAGAAGGCTGAAGTACTGGAGGCATCCCTGCACAAGAACCGCCCTGCTCCTTTCTGCAATAATACAGTTGCCTCCCTGCCCAACCTGAACATCTG A